The Pseudodesulfovibrio sp. JC047 genome includes the window CGTGGGAGGGGCGCAAAATCTCATGGAATGTGCCCGTCAACGCGGGATCGGCCGATTCGTGCACGTCTCCACTGATGAAGTCTATGGCACGCTCGGTGCGACAGGGAAATTTACCGAATCAACCCCCCTTGCCCCGAACAGCCCGTATTCATCCAGCAAGGCCGGGGCCGACCTCATGGCCCGTGCGTACTTTGAAACCTACGGCTTCCCGATTCTGGTCACCCGTTGCTCCAATAACTACGGTCCCTACCAGTTCCCAGAGAAACTCATCCCTCTCATGTTTCTCAATGCCAAGGCCGACAAGCAGTTGCCGGTCTATGGTGACGGCATGAATGTACGGGACTGGATCTATGTCGACGATCACTGTCTCGGCGTTGAGCTGACATTGACGCACGGACGAGAAGGTCAGGCCTACAATTTCGGTGGAGCTGCGGAAGAACCGAACATCACGGTCGTCAAAACTTTGTTGTCCCTGCTGGGCAAACCAGAATCGCTCATTACCTATGTGACGGACCGTCCGGGGCACGACAAACGGTATGCCATGGACTTTTCCCTTGCACACGAAGAGCTTGGTTTTTCCCCGACAGTCAACTTTGCCGACGGCCTGAAAAAGACTCTCGACTGGTATGAAGCCAATACCGAATGGCTCGAACAGGTGCAAAGTGGTGAATACCGCACATTCATGAACTCCTGGTATGAGGATCGAACGGCATGAGTCTCACCGGAAAAACAATCGCCATCATTGGCGGAAAAACAGGATTGCTCGGCCAAGCTCTCTGCCGCACCTTTTCCCAAGCCGGCGCACATCCACTTGCGTTGAGTAGCGCCGATTGTGACATTCTCAATCCCAAATCAGTAGAACGGATCCTGAACAGAAAAGACCCGGATATCCTCATCAATGCGGCAGCCTATACACAGGTTGACCAAGCAGAAGACGAAGCAGAAAAGGCCTTTGCCCTCAACGCAACAGCCCCTCCACTACTCGCAGCCCTGGCCGCACAACGCTCTATCCCTTTTGTCCATTACAGCACGGATTTCGTTTTCAGGGGGGACAAGACTGCACCGTATACGGAATACGATCCG containing:
- the rfbB gene encoding dTDP-glucose 4,6-dehydratase: MNILVTGGCGFIGTNFVRLMLAKHPDWSIINLDKLTYAGNRLNLIDLEQNEPRYTFVHGDICDRNQVMDILANHAVDAVVNFAAESHVDRSISDPSPFVTTNVGGAQNLMECARQRGIGRFVHVSTDEVYGTLGATGKFTESTPLAPNSPYSSSKAGADLMARAYFETYGFPILVTRCSNNYGPYQFPEKLIPLMFLNAKADKQLPVYGDGMNVRDWIYVDDHCLGVELTLTHGREGQAYNFGGAAEEPNITVVKTLLSLLGKPESLITYVTDRPGHDKRYAMDFSLAHEELGFSPTVNFADGLKKTLDWYEANTEWLEQVQSGEYRTFMNSWYEDRTA